Proteins from one Bacteroidales bacterium genomic window:
- a CDS encoding DUF4468 domain-containing protein — protein sequence MRTKIITLAIIAFIGCIQLSFSQKQTANAQAPKIPIDSATNLITYKEIVKSSFNKTLLYRHTIEWISACFVNSQEATTTRDEANGIIEGKYRFKIYNYDKAGNKSESGIIQYSFKIEIKDNKYRYTFTKYNIKANSYTPVEKWFDKNAQSYSPLYESYLTQIDVYTRDIIAKLKKLMEKPEEQKKDNF from the coding sequence ATGAGAACAAAAATTATTACTCTCGCAATCATTGCTTTTATTGGCTGTATACAGCTTTCATTTTCTCAAAAGCAAACTGCTAATGCACAAGCACCCAAAATTCCAATTGATTCGGCAACAAACTTAATTACATATAAGGAAATAGTCAAATCAAGCTTCAATAAAACACTTTTGTACCGACACACAATTGAATGGATAAGTGCCTGCTTCGTTAATTCACAGGAAGCAACTACCACAAGAGATGAAGCTAATGGCATTATTGAAGGAAAATACAGATTTAAAATTTACAATTACGATAAAGCCGGTAATAAATCGGAATCGGGTATTATCCAGTATAGCTTTAAAATAGAAATTAAAGACAATAAATACCGTTACACATTTACAAAATATAATATCAAAGCAAATTCATACACTCCTGTAGAAAAATGGTTTGATAAAAATGCCCAGTCATACAGTCCCCTTTATGAATCGTATCTAACACAAATTGATGTTTACACAAGGGATATTATTGCAAAACTTAAAAAGTTAATGGAAAAACCCGAAGAACAGAAGAAAGACAATTTCTGA
- a CDS encoding adenylosuccinate synthase — protein MKIDVLLGLQWGDEGKGKLVDVIAPEYDIIARFQGGPNAGHTLEYDGKKYILHTVPSGILRKNVVNIIGNGVVIDPVVLKKEIEMLGKFGIDITNRLLISRKAHLIIPTHRLLDAAYEASKGNTKIGSTLKGIGPVYTDKISRNGLRVGDITCSDFNEKLSNMEKSHIKILKMLDYNYALKEIKDEWLEALEILKKLNHIDSEIFINEKIKENKKILAEGAQGAMLDIDFGLYPFVTSSNTISGGACTGLGFSPKLTGDIYGIFKAYCTRVGSGPFPTELFDETGEAMRNTGKEFGSTTGRPRRCGWLDLPALKYSLMLNGVNKLAIMKADILSGFEEIKICTHYSYKGKNIDYVPFRLDDALTPVYKKMKGWVKDISGINKIENTPKELIEYVDFIEKEINIPVSMISVGPDRMQTIYKNKL, from the coding sequence ATGAAAATTGATGTTTTACTTGGACTCCAGTGGGGAGATGAAGGGAAAGGAAAATTAGTTGATGTAATTGCTCCTGAATATGACATTATTGCACGCTTTCAGGGAGGTCCTAATGCAGGGCATACTCTCGAATACGATGGGAAAAAATATATTCTTCATACTGTTCCTTCGGGAATATTACGTAAAAATGTTGTGAATATTATAGGAAACGGAGTTGTTATTGACCCTGTGGTTCTTAAAAAGGAAATTGAAATGCTCGGAAAATTCGGTATTGATATTACAAACCGTCTTTTGATTTCACGCAAAGCACATTTAATTATCCCTACTCATCGTTTACTTGATGCAGCTTATGAAGCATCTAAAGGAAATACAAAAATTGGCTCGACACTTAAGGGGATAGGTCCCGTATATACCGATAAAATCAGCAGAAATGGCTTGAGAGTTGGGGATATTACCTGTAGCGATTTTAATGAAAAATTAAGCAACATGGAAAAAAGTCATATTAAAATTCTGAAAATGCTTGATTATAATTATGCTCTTAAAGAAATAAAAGACGAATGGCTCGAAGCATTGGAAATATTGAAGAAGCTAAATCATATAGATAGTGAAATTTTTATTAATGAAAAAATAAAAGAAAATAAAAAAATTCTTGCCGAAGGAGCGCAAGGTGCAATGCTCGACATAGATTTTGGTTTGTACCCTTTTGTTACTTCGTCAAACACAATAAGCGGCGGAGCATGTACCGGACTCGGGTTTTCGCCAAAGCTTACAGGCGATATTTATGGTATTTTCAAAGCATATTGTACGAGAGTGGGAAGCGGACCTTTCCCCACGGAATTGTTTGACGAAACAGGTGAAGCAATGAGAAATACAGGAAAAGAATTCGGCTCCACAACCGGACGACCACGCAGATGCGGTTGGCTCGACTTGCCCGCTTTGAAATATTCATTAATGCTCAATGGAGTTAATAAACTCGCTATAATGAAAGCCGATATTCTCAGCGGTTTTGAAGAAATAAAAATTTGCACTCATTATAGTTATAAAGGTAAAAATATTGACTATGTGCCTTTCAGACTTGACGATGCTCTGACACCCGTGTATAAAAAAATGAAAGGATGGGTAAAAGATATATCGGGAATTAATAAAATTGAAAATACACCGAAAGAATTAATCGAGTATGTGGATTTTATTGAAAAAGAAATAAATATTCCTGTATCAATGATTTCAGTTGGTCCCGACAGAATGCAAACTATTTATAAAAATAAACTTTGA